One genomic region from Quercus robur chromosome 4, dhQueRobu3.1, whole genome shotgun sequence encodes:
- the LOC126721800 gene encoding uncharacterized protein LOC126721800 has protein sequence MESDDEWITEKEEPCLPKDTSWMDIHECFEVNEEGCSRKRKRGPRNLNAKKKRKEKVIEVEEPEEIVDVGDDEEDVQEDANDEMILQDDNFIDLDYGDDFDDFD, from the exons ATGGAATCTGATGATGAATGGATTACCGAAAAGGAAGAACCTTGCTTGCCAAAAGATACTTCATGGATGGACATTCATGAATGTTTTGAAGTTAATGAGGAAGGATgtagtagaaaaagaaagagag gtcCAAGAAATTTGaatgccaaaaagaaaagaaaagaaaaagttattgaaGTTGAAGAACCAGAAGAGATAGTGGATGTTggagatgatgaagaagatgtaCAAGAAGATGCCAATGATGAAATGATTTTGCAAGATGATAACTTCATTGACTTAGACTATGGAGatgattttgatgattttgattag